A window of Ruminococcus champanellensis 18P13 = JCM 17042 contains these coding sequences:
- a CDS encoding transglycosylase domain-containing protein produces the protein MTEPKKPANKTKRPAGNTQRPKRKRPAEHAAPAGAKTRRTAPKHTAPAAPRKPRKQRPAWQRGLQRAGSILLTTTLSFLLILVITCTIVGTTLVVYVLGFMEGTSEVSIKEMEMSYSTFIYAEDKDGEIVTLHQVPSSIKRIPIEASEIPQHVRDAFTYAEDERFYEHEGVDYKRTAAAMANMVLHFWSANQGGSTITQQLVKNITGDNATNAERKIREIFRAMQMEKTYTKEEILTAYLNYIGFGGSANGIEMASIKYFGKHTNELTVAEAACLAAIPKNPEKLNPFAYYVDDETGERVNYGHEKNRERQEYVLYQMYSNGAISYDEYQAALAEHIIFTDSEEYKELHPEEDEDTQIEPDKPTSWVVDAAINEFSEVLMDKYGISKKEARSRVNRGGYQIYTTVDLEMQEYVEGRYQDMNNLLAGMATVQNTAHWRDLNGDGVASEDEAQFLQSGFCAINYSGEILATVGAIGEKTASLCTSYAYEPQQPGSTIKPVTTYGYALSTDYIHWGTPLRDYPPIKNPATGKLWPTNYSSGGGMSYTGSMKNVYYALQKSYNTIPALLCKELGRIEIYNFATNNLGLELVQNDQDYAPLSVGALTYGVSITNLVNAYMVYGNGGYYSKAHIISKVESGDGTLVYSGGTDYNQAVDEETSTVMNKLLQNVVKQGTATAAKITASDGTKIPIAGKTGTTSDWCDLTFVGLCPDFVSGMWIGYEQNYQIQGHGRLKSAGIWKNIIGDYIKEHYDGNDFFVSDSVIEAPMCTASGNIAGSSCPKGITGYWKSTNAPKCTGHGGGSSSTPVTTKPAADN, from the coding sequence ATGACCGAACCGAAAAAGCCGGCAAATAAAACAAAGCGTCCGGCAGGGAATACACAGCGCCCCAAGCGAAAGCGTCCCGCAGAGCATGCTGCGCCGGCAGGGGCAAAGACCAGGCGCACGGCACCGAAGCATACGGCTCCGGCAGCGCCCAGAAAGCCCAGAAAGCAGCGTCCTGCCTGGCAGAGGGGTCTGCAGAGAGCCGGCTCCATTCTGCTGACCACCACCCTGTCCTTTCTGCTGATCCTGGTGATTACCTGCACCATTGTGGGTACCACCCTGGTGGTGTATGTGCTGGGCTTTATGGAGGGTACCAGCGAGGTCAGCATCAAGGAAATGGAAATGAGCTACTCCACCTTTATTTATGCGGAGGACAAGGACGGGGAGATCGTCACCCTGCACCAGGTGCCCAGCTCCATCAAGCGGATCCCCATTGAAGCCTCCGAGATTCCCCAGCATGTGCGGGATGCCTTTACCTATGCAGAGGATGAGCGCTTCTACGAGCATGAGGGCGTGGACTACAAGCGTACCGCTGCGGCAATGGCAAACATGGTGCTGCATTTCTGGTCGGCAAACCAGGGCGGTTCCACCATTACCCAGCAGTTGGTGAAGAACATCACCGGAGACAATGCCACCAATGCAGAGCGGAAGATCCGGGAGATTTTCCGGGCGATGCAGATGGAAAAGACCTACACCAAGGAGGAGATCCTCACCGCCTACCTGAACTACATCGGCTTCGGCGGCTCTGCCAACGGCATTGAAATGGCTTCCATCAAGTATTTCGGCAAGCACACCAATGAACTGACCGTGGCGGAGGCTGCCTGCCTGGCGGCGATCCCCAAGAACCCGGAGAAGCTGAACCCCTTTGCGTATTATGTGGACGATGAAACCGGGGAGCGGGTCAACTACGGTCACGAAAAGAACCGGGAGCGCCAGGAATATGTGCTGTATCAGATGTACAGCAACGGCGCCATTTCTTACGATGAATACCAGGCGGCGCTGGCGGAGCACATCATCTTTACCGATTCCGAGGAGTACAAGGAGCTGCATCCGGAGGAGGACGAGGATACGCAGATCGAGCCGGATAAGCCTACCAGTTGGGTGGTGGACGCTGCCATCAACGAGTTCTCCGAGGTGCTGATGGACAAGTACGGCATCAGCAAGAAGGAAGCAAGATCCCGTGTCAACAGAGGCGGCTACCAGATCTATACCACCGTTGACCTGGAGATGCAGGAATATGTGGAGGGCCGGTACCAGGATATGAACAACCTGCTGGCAGGCATGGCAACCGTGCAGAACACTGCCCATTGGCGGGATCTGAACGGAGACGGTGTGGCTTCCGAGGATGAAGCACAGTTCCTGCAATCCGGCTTCTGCGCCATCAATTACTCCGGCGAGATCCTTGCCACGGTAGGTGCCATCGGGGAAAAGACTGCGTCCCTGTGTACCAGCTATGCCTATGAGCCCCAGCAGCCCGGTTCCACCATCAAGCCGGTGACCACCTATGGCTATGCCCTTTCCACGGATTATATCCACTGGGGCACGCCTCTGCGGGACTATCCCCCCATCAAGAATCCGGCAACCGGCAAGCTGTGGCCCACCAACTACTCCAGCGGCGGCGGCATGTCCTACACGGGGAGCATGAAGAACGTGTACTATGCACTGCAAAAGTCCTACAACACCATTCCTGCATTGCTGTGCAAGGAGCTGGGCAGAATCGAGATCTACAACTTTGCCACCAACAATCTGGGACTGGAGCTGGTGCAGAATGACCAGGATTATGCACCGCTGTCCGTTGGTGCGCTGACCTATGGTGTTTCCATCACCAACCTGGTCAATGCCTACATGGTATACGGCAACGGGGGCTATTACTCCAAGGCGCACATCATCAGTAAGGTAGAATCCGGCGATGGCACTTTGGTATACTCCGGCGGCACGGATTACAACCAGGCGGTGGACGAGGAAACCTCCACCGTTATGAACAAGCTGCTGCAGAACGTTGTCAAGCAGGGTACTGCGACCGCAGCCAAGATCACTGCATCCGACGGCACCAAGATTCCCATTGCCGGCAAGACCGGTACCACCTCTGACTGGTGCGATCTGACCTTTGTGGGTCTGTGCCCGGATTTTGTCAGCGGCATGTGGATCGGCTACGAGCAGAACTATCAGATCCAGGGTCACGGGCGGCTGAAATCTGCCGGCATCTGGAAAAATATCATCGGGGACTACATCAAGGAGCACTATGACGGCAACGACTTCTTCGTTTCCGACAGCGTAATCGAGGCACCCATGTGCACTGCCTCCGGCAACATTGCCGGCAGCTCCTGCCCCAAGGGCATTACCGGCTACTGGAAGTCCACCAATGCTCCCAAGTGTACCGGTCACGGAGGTGGCAGCTCCAGCACGCCGGTAACCACCAAGCCTGCGGCTGATAATTGA
- a CDS encoding THUMP domain-containing class I SAM-dependent RNA methyltransferase, translating into MKQELTFCCPCHFGLESVLKFELTQIGASNLQVSDGRITFTGDLSLLARANLCLATAERVLLVLGEFDAVTFEELYQGVKRIPLEQYIGKLDAFPVKGYSLNSELHSVPACQSIIKKAAVDRLSGAYHINSFAETGAVCRIQFSLQNNHVCMYLDTSGTSLHKRGYRQNANLAPIKETLAAGILDLARIRGNSVLCDPFCGSGTFLIEGAIKALHIAPGINRQFAASKWGWFPQEIWREERGRAIDSVRRDADFEAYGWDIDPDCVELARENAKKAGVASRIHIEQGDVRKFIQPEHATVVCNPPYGERMLEVKEAEELYAVMGKRFPADAAHPCYIISPHETFESHFGKPASKRRKLYNGMLKCQLFMYFK; encoded by the coding sequence TTGAAACAGGAATTGACATTTTGCTGTCCATGCCATTTCGGACTGGAGAGTGTACTGAAATTTGAACTGACCCAGATCGGCGCTTCCAATTTACAGGTGTCTGACGGACGGATCACCTTTACCGGGGATCTGTCCCTGCTGGCACGGGCGAATCTGTGTCTGGCTACGGCGGAGCGGGTGCTGCTGGTGCTGGGAGAATTTGACGCTGTCACCTTTGAGGAGCTGTACCAGGGGGTCAAGCGGATCCCCCTGGAGCAGTACATCGGCAAGCTGGACGCATTCCCGGTGAAGGGCTACTCCCTCAATTCCGAGCTGCACAGCGTGCCTGCCTGCCAGTCCATCATCAAAAAAGCGGCGGTGGATCGGCTTAGCGGCGCTTATCACATCAACAGCTTTGCGGAAACCGGTGCGGTTTGCCGGATTCAGTTCAGCTTACAGAACAATCACGTGTGCATGTATCTGGATACCTCTGGCACAAGCCTGCACAAACGGGGCTATCGGCAGAACGCCAACCTTGCCCCCATCAAGGAGACCCTGGCGGCAGGGATCCTGGATCTTGCCCGGATCCGGGGCAATTCCGTGCTGTGTGATCCCTTCTGCGGCAGCGGCACCTTCCTGATCGAGGGCGCCATCAAGGCGCTGCACATTGCTCCCGGCATCAACCGGCAGTTTGCCGCATCCAAATGGGGCTGGTTTCCCCAGGAGATCTGGAGAGAGGAACGGGGCAGAGCCATCGATTCTGTCCGCCGGGATGCGGACTTTGAGGCATATGGCTGGGACATTGACCCGGACTGCGTGGAGCTTGCCCGGGAAAACGCAAAAAAAGCCGGCGTAGCCAGCCGGATTCATATTGAACAGGGGGATGTGCGGAAGTTCATCCAACCGGAGCATGCCACGGTGGTGTGCAACCCGCCCTACGGCGAGCGGATGCTGGAGGTGAAGGAGGCGGAGGAGCTGTACGCCGTTATGGGTAAGCGGTTCCCGGCGGACGCAGCCCATCCCTGCTACATCATCTCTCCCCACGAAACCTTTGAGAGCCACTTTGGGAAGCCTGCCTCCAAGCGGCGGAAGCTGTACAACGGTATGCTCAAGTGCCAGCTGTTCATGTACTTTAAATAA
- a CDS encoding dipicolinate synthase subunit B codes for MIDLKGVRVGFVMTGSFCTFAEAFAAAEALRQAGASLLPVMSEHAAGTDTRFGSALSHIQRLETICEKPVIRSIPEAEPIGPKHLTDILVVAPCTGNTLAKLAASITDTTATMAVKSHLRTGNPVVLAVATNDALAGSAKNIGQLLNLKHYRFVPFGQDQPTGKPTSLIADFTKIPQTLADALDGKQQQPILLS; via the coding sequence ATGATTGATCTGAAGGGGGTACGGGTCGGATTTGTGATGACCGGCTCCTTCTGTACCTTTGCTGAAGCGTTTGCCGCCGCAGAAGCCCTCCGGCAGGCGGGCGCAAGCCTTTTGCCGGTGATGAGCGAGCATGCGGCAGGCACGGACACCCGGTTCGGCAGTGCCCTATCCCACATCCAGCGGCTGGAGACCATCTGCGAAAAGCCGGTGATCCGGAGCATTCCAGAGGCGGAGCCCATCGGTCCCAAGCATCTGACGGATATTCTGGTAGTGGCGCCCTGTACGGGGAATACCCTGGCAAAGCTGGCTGCAAGCATTACCGACACCACTGCTACCATGGCGGTGAAATCCCACCTGCGCACCGGGAATCCCGTGGTGCTGGCGGTCGCCACCAATGACGCTCTGGCAGGCAGCGCCAAGAACATCGGGCAACTGCTGAATCTAAAGCATTACCGGTTCGTGCCCTTCGGTCAGGATCAGCCCACCGGGAAACCCACCTCTCTGATCGCCGACTTTACAAAGATCCCCCAGACCCTGGCGGATGCTTTGGATGGAAAGCAGCAACAGCCTATTTTACTATCTTGA
- the dpsA gene encoding dipicolinate synthase subunit DpsA, translating into MRRPAFLVAGGDLRQLYTARALLPEGSVSVLGFDENVNLPEGLERLDSMELSGKRADYLVLPMPVTEDGVLVHAPFARHSIPVAGLPGLVKADGAVFGGRIHPAVRKVFDGGAAVVDYYQREELSVLNAVPTAEGAIQIAMEELATTIYGQNVLVTGFGRISKVLVRILTAMGAHVTVTARKYQDLAWAEISGCRAVHISRLEETLPGYDLVFNTVPAVLLDEARLWKLRSDALIIDLASKPGGVDFDTASRLGRKTVWALSLPGKVAPITAGDMIACTIRNILKERSFADD; encoded by the coding sequence ATGAGGCGACCTGCATTCCTTGTCGCAGGGGGAGATCTGCGGCAGTTATATACCGCAAGAGCATTGCTGCCGGAGGGCAGCGTATCCGTGCTGGGCTTTGATGAAAATGTGAACCTGCCGGAGGGACTGGAACGACTGGACAGCATGGAGCTTTCCGGGAAGCGGGCAGATTATCTGGTGCTGCCCATGCCGGTCACGGAGGACGGCGTGCTGGTGCATGCCCCCTTTGCCCGGCACAGCATTCCGGTGGCAGGACTGCCGGGACTTGTGAAAGCGGACGGTGCCGTATTCGGCGGCAGGATCCACCCGGCAGTGCGCAAGGTCTTTGACGGCGGTGCTGCGGTGGTGGATTACTACCAGCGGGAGGAGCTGAGCGTGCTGAACGCTGTGCCCACCGCAGAGGGAGCCATCCAGATTGCCATGGAGGAGCTTGCCACCACCATCTACGGGCAGAACGTTCTGGTCACCGGCTTTGGCAGGATCTCCAAGGTACTGGTGCGGATCCTGACCGCCATGGGCGCCCATGTGACCGTGACCGCACGGAAGTATCAGGATCTGGCGTGGGCGGAGATCTCCGGCTGCCGGGCGGTACATATTTCCCGGCTGGAGGAGACTCTGCCGGGGTATGACCTGGTGTTCAACACGGTGCCGGCGGTGCTGTTGGATGAAGCACGGCTGTGGAAGCTGCGGAGCGATGCCCTGATCATTGATCTGGCATCCAAGCCCGGCGGCGTGGATTTTGACACCGCCAGCCGACTGGGCCGCAAAACCGTGTGGGCGTTGTCCCTGCCCGGAAAGGTTGCGCCCATTACCGCCGGGGATATGATCGCCTGCACCATCCGCAACATCCTCAAGGAAAGGAGTTTTGCTGATGATTGA
- a CDS encoding S1C family serine protease translates to MFEHNHENGKDNMNNAQNQGFNETPLDQEPVYNSYSAMRNDEPGSYQQSYYSQPQQSIPGDSKPPKKRRILPKVAAAVAGVMVVSFASIQCYRFIDGNETLSAFFASTNSGVSLTDSSKADSSSAADSSLADDGKNWMNLAASTGTLSTTEVVDKVMPSVVGVASTFSYQSSGFGGWFGAGQSQEQNVSGTGTGIIMSADGYIITNAHVIYESDYGGKASKVSVVLSSDSGYDQTEYEATIVGYDVEADLAVLKIDAKDLVPAEFGDSDKLKVGELAIAIGNPLGFELFGSVTCGIISALNREVTISENTMNLIQTDAAINSGNSGGPLINSSGQVIGINSAKLSSNYSNTTIEGLGFAIPITEAKAIINDLINFGYVTGKPQIGIGAADVSETQSRMYNIPVGVYVSEIYEGGAADQGGIKKGDVIIAVNGETIKTYEELNGIKNKFKAGDKITLTVTRGDQDLDIEIVLQEKKPTAD, encoded by the coding sequence ATGTTTGAACACAATCACGAAAACGGCAAGGATAACATGAACAACGCACAAAACCAGGGCTTCAACGAAACGCCTCTGGATCAGGAACCGGTTTACAACAGCTACAGCGCAATGCGCAATGACGAGCCGGGCAGCTATCAGCAGAGTTATTACAGCCAGCCCCAGCAGAGCATACCGGGGGACAGCAAGCCCCCGAAAAAGCGTCGTATTCTCCCCAAGGTGGCAGCAGCCGTAGCCGGCGTTATGGTGGTGTCCTTCGCCTCCATCCAGTGCTATCGGTTCATTGACGGCAACGAGACTCTGAGTGCGTTCTTTGCCTCCACCAATTCCGGAGTGTCCCTGACGGACTCCTCCAAGGCAGACAGCTCCTCCGCAGCAGACAGCAGTCTTGCGGACGACGGAAAGAACTGGATGAACCTCGCCGCATCCACCGGTACCCTTTCTACCACAGAGGTGGTTGACAAGGTAATGCCCTCCGTGGTGGGCGTAGCCTCCACCTTCAGCTATCAGTCCAGCGGCTTCGGCGGCTGGTTCGGGGCAGGTCAAAGCCAGGAGCAGAACGTATCCGGCACCGGTACCGGTATCATCATGTCGGCGGACGGCTATATCATCACCAACGCCCATGTGATCTATGAGTCTGACTACGGCGGGAAGGCAAGCAAGGTTTCCGTGGTACTGAGCAGCGATTCCGGCTATGACCAGACCGAATATGAAGCCACCATCGTGGGCTATGACGTGGAGGCGGATCTGGCGGTACTGAAGATCGACGCCAAGGACCTGGTTCCGGCGGAATTCGGCGACAGCGACAAGCTGAAGGTAGGCGAGCTTGCCATTGCCATCGGCAACCCCCTGGGCTTTGAGCTGTTCGGCTCCGTTACCTGCGGCATCATCTCCGCACTGAACCGGGAGGTCACCATCAGCGAAAATACCATGAATCTGATCCAGACGGATGCTGCCATCAACTCCGGCAACTCCGGCGGCCCCCTCATCAACAGCAGCGGTCAGGTCATCGGCATCAACTCTGCAAAGCTGTCCTCCAATTACTCCAACACCACCATTGAGGGTCTGGGCTTTGCGATCCCCATCACCGAGGCAAAGGCTATCATCAATGATCTGATTAACTTCGGCTATGTGACCGGTAAGCCCCAGATCGGCATCGGCGCAGCAGATGTCAGCGAGACCCAGTCCAGAATGTACAACATTCCGGTGGGCGTGTATGTGTCCGAGATCTATGAGGGCGGCGCTGCTGACCAGGGCGGCATCAAGAAGGGCGATGTAATCATCGCAGTAAACGGCGAGACCATCAAGACCTACGAAGAACTGAACGGCATCAAGAACAAGTTCAAGGCAGGCGATAAGATCACCCTGACCGTAACCCGTGGGGATCAGGATCTGGATATCGAGATCGTCCTCCAGGAGAAAAAGCCCACTGCGGACTAA
- a CDS encoding CCA tRNA nucleotidyltransferase has protein sequence MHTLPPQVLTAMELLEQAGYACHIVGGCVRDMLLGRTPSDYDLTTNALPEQMQQVFASCRTIETGIAHGTLTILLEGMSLECTTYRVDGTYSDGRHPDSVRFTPTLEEDLARRDFTVNAMAYHPRLGLTDPFGGRDDLKRGILRCVGEPERRFTEDALRILRCVRFASVLGFAVEPETAAAVHSMKQRLELVSAERIRSELDKLLMGEHVTEILCRYGDVVFVPIPELAPCLGFAQHSRYHCYDVWTHVAHTVGAAPRDPLLRLTMLLHDVGKPDCFTLDPDGTGHFKGHAPKGAVLAAKILPRLRYDKHTCEQVTELIAWHAEKLRSRASVRHALSRLGAEQFFRLIDVMCADNSAKQPFCLEELPGLLEAADYARALLDAGVCLTLKQLAVNGRDLVAIGAQGRQIGQVLQMLLDAVVAERASNDRAQLLELAQVCLRELQAGF, from the coding sequence ATGCACACACTGCCGCCCCAGGTGCTGACCGCCATGGAGCTGCTGGAGCAGGCGGGCTATGCCTGCCACATTGTGGGAGGATGCGTCCGGGACATGCTGCTGGGGCGTACCCCGTCGGATTATGATCTGACCACCAACGCCCTGCCGGAGCAGATGCAGCAGGTATTTGCATCCTGCCGCACCATTGAAACCGGCATTGCCCACGGCACCCTTACCATTTTGCTGGAGGGCATGTCCCTGGAATGCACCACCTACCGGGTGGACGGCACCTATTCCGACGGACGGCACCCGGACTCGGTGCGCTTCACCCCCACCCTGGAGGAGGATCTTGCCCGCCGGGATTTCACCGTCAATGCTATGGCATACCACCCCCGGCTGGGTCTGACGGATCCCTTTGGCGGGCGGGATGACCTGAAACGGGGTATACTCCGCTGCGTGGGGGAGCCGGAACGCCGCTTTACGGAGGACGCTTTGCGGATTCTTCGGTGCGTCCGGTTTGCCTCCGTGCTGGGCTTTGCCGTGGAGCCGGAAACTGCCGCCGCCGTACACAGCATGAAACAGCGGCTGGAGCTGGTTTCCGCCGAGCGGATCCGGTCAGAACTGGATAAGCTGCTGATGGGGGAGCATGTGACGGAAATTCTGTGCCGGTACGGGGATGTGGTGTTTGTGCCCATTCCGGAGCTTGCCCCCTGTCTTGGCTTTGCCCAGCACAGCCGGTATCACTGTTACGATGTGTGGACCCACGTTGCCCATACGGTGGGAGCGGCGCCCAGGGATCCCCTGCTGCGGCTCACCATGCTGCTGCATGATGTGGGAAAGCCGGACTGCTTTACCCTGGATCCGGACGGCACCGGGCATTTCAAGGGGCATGCCCCAAAAGGTGCAGTTCTGGCGGCAAAGATCCTGCCCCGGCTCCGGTATGACAAGCACACCTGTGAACAGGTCACGGAGCTGATCGCCTGGCATGCGGAAAAGCTGCGGAGTCGGGCTTCCGTCCGGCATGCGTTGTCCAGATTGGGGGCAGAGCAGTTCTTCCGGCTCATTGATGTGATGTGTGCGGACAATTCTGCCAAGCAGCCCTTTTGCCTGGAGGAGCTGCCGGGGTTGCTGGAGGCGGCGGATTACGCCAGAGCCCTGCTGGATGCAGGGGTGTGCCTGACCTTAAAGCAGTTAGCGGTGAACGGCAGGGATCTGGTAGCCATCGGAGCGCAGGGCAGGCAGATCGGACAGGTTTTGCAAATGCTGCTGGACGCAGTGGTGGCGGAACGGGCAAGCAATGACCGGGCGCAGCTACTGGAGCTGGCGCAGGTGTGCCTGCGGGAGCTGCAAGCAGGCTTCTGA
- the groL gene encoding chaperonin GroEL (60 kDa chaperone family; promotes refolding of misfolded polypeptides especially under stressful conditions; forms two stacked rings of heptamers to form a barrel-shaped 14mer; ends can be capped by GroES; misfolded proteins enter the barrel where they are refolded when GroES binds), translated as MAKQIKYGEEARKALQAGIDSLADTVKITLGPKGRNVVLDKKFGAPLITNDGVTIAKEVELEDPFENMGAQLVKEVATKTNDAAGDGTTTATLLAQAMVREGMKNIAAGANPMIVKKGIQKAVDAAVNAIKANSKPVEGSADIARVGTVSSADENVGKLIAEAMEKVSTDGVITLEESKTAETYSEVVEGMQFDRGYISPYMVTDADKMEAVYDDAYILITDKKISSIQEILPLLEQVVQAGKKLVIIAEDMEGEALTTIILNNLRGTFKCAAVKAPGFGDRRKEMLKDIAILTGGEVITSELGLELKDTTIAQLGRAKQVVIQKENTIIVDGAGASEEIKARISQIRSQIETTTSDFDKEKLQERLAKLSGGVAVIKVGAATEIEMKEKKLRIEDALAATKAAVEEGIVAGGGTALINAIPAVEKLLPSLDGDEKTGAKIILKALEEPVRQIARNAGLEGSVIIDKIRRSRKVGYGFDAYNETYVDMIPAGIVDPTKVTRSALQNAASVAAMVLTTESLVADIKEENAAAAPAMPAGGMGF; from the coding sequence ATGGCTAAGCAGATCAAGTACGGCGAAGAAGCAAGAAAGGCACTCCAGGCAGGCATCGACAGCCTGGCGGATACGGTCAAGATCACACTGGGCCCCAAGGGCAGAAACGTGGTTCTGGACAAGAAGTTCGGCGCTCCGCTGATCACCAATGACGGCGTGACCATTGCAAAGGAGGTCGAGCTGGAGGATCCCTTTGAGAACATGGGCGCACAACTGGTCAAGGAGGTTGCAACCAAGACCAATGACGCTGCCGGCGACGGCACTACCACTGCCACCCTGCTGGCACAGGCAATGGTTCGGGAAGGCATGAAGAACATTGCAGCAGGCGCAAATCCTATGATCGTCAAGAAGGGCATCCAGAAGGCTGTTGACGCAGCAGTCAACGCCATCAAGGCAAACTCCAAGCCGGTAGAGGGCAGCGCAGACATCGCAAGAGTCGGCACCGTATCCTCCGCAGACGAGAACGTGGGCAAGCTGATTGCCGAGGCAATGGAGAAGGTTTCCACCGATGGCGTCATCACCCTGGAGGAAAGCAAGACCGCAGAAACCTACAGCGAGGTCGTTGAGGGCATGCAGTTTGACCGGGGCTACATCTCCCCCTATATGGTCACTGACGCTGACAAGATGGAAGCAGTTTACGACGACGCTTACATTCTGATTACCGATAAGAAGATTTCCTCCATCCAGGAGATCCTGCCTCTGCTGGAGCAGGTCGTACAGGCTGGCAAGAAGCTGGTCATCATTGCGGAGGATATGGAGGGCGAAGCGCTCACCACCATCATCCTCAACAACCTGAGAGGCACCTTCAAGTGTGCTGCTGTCAAGGCACCGGGCTTTGGCGACAGAAGAAAGGAAATGCTGAAGGATATCGCCATCCTCACCGGCGGCGAGGTCATCACCTCCGAGCTGGGTCTGGAGCTGAAGGATACCACCATTGCACAGCTTGGCCGTGCAAAGCAGGTAGTCATCCAGAAGGAGAACACCATCATCGTGGACGGCGCAGGGGCATCCGAGGAGATCAAGGCGCGCATCAGCCAGATCCGCAGCCAGATCGAGACTACAACCTCCGACTTTGACAAGGAAAAGCTCCAGGAGCGTCTGGCAAAGCTGTCCGGCGGCGTAGCTGTCATCAAGGTGGGCGCTGCAACCGAGATCGAGATGAAGGAAAAGAAGCTGAGAATCGAAGACGCTCTGGCTGCTACCAAGGCTGCTGTTGAGGAAGGCATCGTTGCCGGCGGCGGCACAGCCCTCATCAATGCGATTCCGGCAGTGGAAAAGCTGCTGCCCAGCCTGGACGGGGACGAAAAGACCGGTGCAAAGATCATCCTCAAGGCACTGGAGGAACCGGTTCGCCAGATCGCACGGAATGCCGGTCTGGAAGGCAGCGTCATCATCGACAAGATCCGCCGCTCCAGAAAGGTTGGCTACGGCTTTGACGCATACAACGAAACCTATGTAGATATGATCCCTGCCGGCATCGTAGATCCCACAAAGGTGACCCGTTCCGCATTGCAGAATGCAGCATCCGTTGCAGCAATGGTTCTGACCACCGAGAGTCTGGTTGCAGACATCAAGGAGGAGAATGCAGCAGCTGCTCCCGCAATGCCCGCAGGCGGCATGGGCTTCTAA
- the groES gene encoding co-chaperone GroES: MTIKPLADRVVIKMMEAEETTKGGIILAASAQEKPQVAEIVAVGSGGVVDGKEVKMYLKVGDKVLLSKYAGTEVKLDGEDYTILRQSDILAIVE; the protein is encoded by the coding sequence ATGACTATTAAACCATTGGCAGACAGAGTTGTCATTAAAATGATGGAAGCAGAGGAAACCACCAAGGGCGGCATCATTCTTGCAGCGTCCGCACAGGAAAAGCCTCAGGTTGCTGAGATCGTAGCAGTCGGCTCCGGCGGCGTGGTAGACGGCAAGGAAGTAAAAATGTACTTGAAGGTGGGCGACAAGGTGCTGCTGAGCAAGTATGCAGGCACCGAGGTCAAGCTGGACGGAGAGGATTACACCATTCTGCGTCAGAGCGACATTCTCGCAATTGTAGAATAA
- a CDS encoding response regulator transcription factor has protein sequence MALDKVLIVDDDKNICDLLRLYLEKEGYSVILSHDGEEAVVKFNALKPDIVLLDVMLPGLDGWQVCREIRKKSNIPILMITAKSDTFDKVLGLELGADDYIVKPFDSKEVIARIKAVVRRTGQSPAEMEVREVRYDKLSVNMTRYELKVDGKVVDAPPKELELLFYLASNPNRVYTRDQLLDEVWGFEYYGDSRTIDVHIKRLREKLEGVSDKWELKTVWGVGYKFETDEED, from the coding sequence ATGGCACTGGATAAAGTTTTAATTGTGGATGATGATAAAAATATCTGCGACCTGCTGCGGCTCTACCTGGAGAAGGAGGGCTACAGCGTGATCCTGTCCCACGACGGGGAGGAAGCTGTGGTCAAGTTCAACGCCTTAAAGCCGGACATCGTTCTGCTGGACGTGATGCTTCCCGGACTGGACGGCTGGCAGGTCTGCCGGGAGATCCGGAAAAAGTCCAATATCCCGATCCTGATGATCACCGCCAAGAGCGATACCTTTGATAAGGTACTGGGTCTGGAGCTTGGGGCGGACGACTATATCGTCAAGCCCTTTGACAGCAAGGAGGTCATCGCCCGGATCAAGGCGGTGGTGCGCCGTACCGGTCAGTCTCCGGCGGAAATGGAGGTCCGGGAGGTTCGCTATGACAAGCTTTCTGTGAACATGACCCGGTATGAGCTGAAGGTGGACGGCAAGGTTGTGGACGCTCCCCCCAAGGAGCTGGAGCTGCTGTTCTACCTGGCATCCAACCCCAACCGGGTATACACCCGGGATCAGCTTCTGGATGAGGTATGGGGCTTTGAGTACTACGGAGATTCCCGTACCATTGACGTACACATCAAGCGTCTGCGTGAAAAGCTGGAGGGTGTTTCGGACAAGTGGGAGCTGAAAACCGTCTGGGGCGTAGGCTATAAATTTGAGACGGACGAAGAAGACTAA